A region of Mesorhizobium sp. AR02 DNA encodes the following proteins:
- the pncB gene encoding nicotinate phosphoribosyltransferase, whose amino-acid sequence MARTDIARRVYNHTWKLDPIVRSLLDTDFYKLLMLQMIWGMYPKVEATFSLINRTTSVRLADEIDEGELREQLDHARTLRFSKKEMIWLGGNNFYGRKQIFEPEFLAWLEGFRLPDYELAKRDGQYELTFSGPWMYTTLWEIPALAIINELRSRAAMRAFGPFALDVLYARAKAKMWAKTERLKALPGIRISDFGTRRRHSFLWQRWCVEALKEGIGEAFTGTSNVLLAMDNDLEALGTNAHELPMVFAALANSEKELKQSPYKVLQDWQRYYGGNLLIVLPDAFGTASFLRDAPDWVADWTGFRPDSAPPIEGGEKILSWWREKGKDPKQKLLIFSDGLEVETIEETYRHFKGKVRMSFGWGTNLTNDFEGCAPTETNSLDAISLVCKVTEANGRPAVKLSDNPAKATGDEKEIERYLRIFGQKDRVEQLVKV is encoded by the coding sequence ATGGCAAGAACCGATATTGCGCGGCGCGTCTACAACCATACCTGGAAGCTCGATCCGATCGTGCGCAGCCTGCTCGACACCGACTTCTACAAGCTTTTGATGCTGCAGATGATCTGGGGCATGTACCCCAAGGTCGAGGCCACCTTCTCGCTGATCAACCGCACCACTTCGGTGCGCCTGGCCGACGAGATCGACGAGGGCGAACTGCGCGAACAGCTCGACCATGCCCGCACCTTGCGCTTCTCCAAGAAGGAAATGATCTGGCTCGGCGGCAACAATTTCTATGGCCGCAAGCAGATCTTCGAGCCGGAATTCCTCGCCTGGCTGGAAGGTTTTAGGCTGCCGGACTACGAGCTGGCGAAGCGCGACGGCCAGTATGAACTGACCTTCAGCGGGCCGTGGATGTACACCACGCTGTGGGAGATCCCGGCGCTCGCCATCATCAACGAACTCAGATCCCGCGCGGCCATGCGGGCCTTCGGCCCCTTCGCGCTCGATGTGCTCTATGCCCGCGCCAAGGCCAAGATGTGGGCCAAGACCGAGCGGCTGAAGGCATTGCCCGGCATCCGCATATCGGATTTCGGCACGCGCCGACGCCATTCCTTCCTGTGGCAGCGCTGGTGCGTCGAGGCGCTGAAGGAAGGCATCGGCGAGGCCTTCACCGGCACCTCCAACGTGCTGCTTGCGATGGACAACGACCTCGAAGCGCTCGGCACCAACGCGCATGAGCTGCCGATGGTGTTCGCGGCACTGGCCAATTCCGAAAAGGAGCTGAAACAGTCGCCCTACAAGGTGCTGCAGGATTGGCAGCGCTACTATGGCGGCAATCTCTTGATCGTGCTGCCCGATGCTTTCGGCACCGCTTCCTTCCTGCGCGACGCGCCGGACTGGGTGGCCGACTGGACCGGCTTCCGCCCCGACAGCGCGCCGCCGATCGAGGGCGGCGAAAAAATCCTGTCCTGGTGGCGCGAGAAGGGCAAGGACCCCAAGCAGAAGCTGCTGATCTTCTCCGACGGGCTCGAGGTGGAAACCATCGAGGAGACCTACCGCCACTTCAAGGGTAAGGTTCGCATGTCCTTCGGCTGGGGCACCAACCTCACCAACGACTTCGAAGGCTGCGCGCCGACGGAAACCAACAGCCTCGATGCCATATCCCTGGTCTGCAAGGTCACCGAAGCCAATGGCAGGCCGGCGGTGAAGCTCTCCGACAATCCCGCCAAGGCGACGGGGGATGAGAAAGAGATCGAGCGGTATCTCAGGATTTTTGGCCAGAAGGACCGCGTGGAGCAATTGGTCAAGGTGTGA
- the speB gene encoding agmatinase, which produces MGYDRGKLDALRRKYGESHGGEMFDPKFRKVADKIFSKSGTRLAPYSGIPTFLAAPYREIAAENPDFGDLQVAIIGVPMDLGVTNRPGSRFGPRALRAIERIGPYNHVLECAPTHELRVADIGDTPFRSRYRLEISHEDIERRTNQIVDAGVIPLSVGGDHSISHPILKAVGKKAPVGLIHIDAHCDTSGLFDMTKFHHGGPFRNAVLDGVLDPTRTIQIGIRGSAEYLWEFTYESGMTVVHAEEVTGLGIPAIIEKARKIVGDGPTYVSFDIDSVDPAFAPGTGTPEVGGLTTREVLELLRGLKGLNIVGGDVVEVAPQYDATTNTAHAGAQVLFDILSLMVFSPAITSKGA; this is translated from the coding sequence ATGGGTTACGATCGCGGCAAGCTCGACGCCTTGCGCCGCAAGTATGGCGAGAGCCATGGCGGCGAGATGTTCGACCCGAAGTTCCGCAAGGTCGCCGACAAGATCTTTTCCAAGAGTGGCACCAGGCTCGCGCCCTATTCCGGCATCCCGACCTTCCTCGCCGCGCCCTATCGCGAAATCGCCGCGGAGAATCCGGATTTCGGTGATCTGCAGGTGGCCATCATCGGCGTGCCGATGGATCTCGGCGTCACCAACCGGCCGGGTTCGCGCTTCGGGCCGAGGGCGCTGCGCGCCATCGAGCGCATCGGCCCCTACAATCACGTGCTGGAATGCGCGCCGACGCATGAACTCAGGGTGGCCGACATCGGCGACACGCCGTTCCGCAGCCGCTACCGGCTGGAGATCAGCCATGAGGATATCGAGCGCCGCACCAACCAGATCGTCGATGCCGGCGTCATTCCATTGTCGGTCGGCGGCGACCACTCGATCAGCCATCCGATCCTGAAGGCGGTCGGCAAGAAAGCCCCGGTCGGCCTGATCCATATCGACGCCCATTGCGACACCAGCGGCCTGTTCGACATGACCAAGTTCCACCATGGCGGCCCGTTCCGCAACGCGGTGCTCGATGGCGTGCTCGATCCGACGCGCACCATCCAGATCGGCATTCGCGGCTCGGCCGAATATCTGTGGGAGTTCACCTACGAGTCCGGGATGACCGTGGTTCATGCCGAAGAGGTGACCGGGCTGGGTATCCCCGCCATCATCGAAAAGGCGCGCAAGATCGTCGGCGACGGCCCGACCTATGTTTCCTTCGACATCGACAGCGTCGATCCAGCCTTCGCCCCGGGCACCGGCACGCCGGAAGTCGGTGGCCTGACGACGCGCGAAGTGCTCGAACTGCTGCGCGGCCTCAAGGGCCTCAACATCGTCGGCGGCGACGTCGTCGAGGTGGCGCCGCAATATGACGCCACCACCAACACCGCGCATGCCGGCGCCCAGGTGCTGTTCGATATCCTGAGCCTGATGGTGTTCAGCCCGGCAATCACCAGCAAGGGCGCTTGA
- a CDS encoding sodium:proton antiporter, translated as MRGPFSYSLPLRTACVVAVAMLVPGAAFAAEEHALPGASMSLWWVLPFAGLLLSIATGPLLFHHVWEHHYGKIAALWAALVVVPLALAFGVLTATEAVLHALLTEYMSFIILLFALFTISGGILVAGNIHGTPPVNAGLLLVGALLASVIGTTGASMILIRPVIRANDNRPFNAHVVVFFIFLVSNIGGSLTPLGDPPLFVGFLRGVDFFWTTANLYRETLFVGGLVLAVFLAIDIILHRREGGAPKVKDPTPDSKIRIRGLPNIPLLAGVIGAILLSATWEPEVSISIQGVTLELQNLVRDAIILGLAFVSLAVSRKEYREANGFNWGPIAEVAKLFAGIFICIVPVIAILRAGHEGALAPLVALVTSAQGTPNDLAYFWLTGALSSFLDNAPTYLVFFELAGGDPHHLMTEFASTLAAISAGAVFMGANTYIGNAPNFMVYAIARQRGVEMPGFFGYTLWSGLVLIPTFLIAGFLFFG; from the coding sequence ATGAGGGGGCCTTTTTCATATTCGCTCCCCCTGCGCACGGCATGCGTCGTGGCCGTCGCGATGCTGGTCCCGGGAGCAGCCTTCGCGGCCGAGGAGCACGCGCTGCCCGGCGCCTCGATGTCGCTATGGTGGGTGCTGCCTTTTGCCGGCCTGCTGCTGTCGATCGCCACCGGACCGCTGCTGTTCCACCATGTCTGGGAGCATCACTACGGCAAGATCGCGGCCCTTTGGGCCGCACTCGTGGTGGTGCCGTTGGCGCTCGCCTTCGGTGTCCTCACGGCGACCGAGGCGGTGCTGCATGCGCTTCTCACTGAATACATGTCGTTCATCATCCTGCTGTTTGCGCTGTTCACCATTTCGGGCGGCATTCTGGTCGCCGGCAACATCCACGGCACGCCGCCGGTCAATGCCGGGCTGCTGCTGGTCGGGGCGCTGCTCGCCTCGGTCATCGGCACGACCGGCGCCTCGATGATCCTGATCCGGCCGGTCATCCGCGCCAATGATAACAGGCCGTTCAACGCCCATGTCGTCGTCTTCTTCATCTTCCTGGTGTCCAACATCGGCGGCTCGCTGACGCCGCTCGGCGACCCGCCGCTGTTCGTCGGCTTCCTGCGCGGCGTCGACTTCTTTTGGACAACCGCGAACCTCTATCGCGAGACGCTGTTCGTTGGCGGCTTGGTTCTGGCGGTGTTCCTGGCGATCGACATCATCCTGCACCGGCGCGAGGGCGGGGCGCCGAAGGTCAAGGATCCGACACCGGATTCGAAGATACGCATCCGCGGCCTGCCCAACATTCCGCTGCTGGCGGGCGTCATCGGCGCCATCCTGCTGTCGGCGACATGGGAGCCTGAGGTCAGCATCTCCATTCAAGGCGTGACGCTGGAACTGCAGAACCTGGTGCGCGACGCCATCATCCTGGGGCTGGCCTTCGTTTCACTGGCGGTTTCGCGCAAGGAATACCGCGAGGCGAACGGCTTCAACTGGGGACCGATCGCGGAAGTGGCAAAATTGTTTGCCGGCATCTTCATCTGCATCGTGCCGGTCATCGCCATCCTGAGGGCCGGTCATGAGGGCGCGCTGGCGCCGCTGGTCGCGCTCGTCACCTCGGCGCAAGGCACACCCAATGACCTCGCCTATTTCTGGCTGACCGGTGCGCTGTCGTCCTTCCTCGACAACGCGCCGACCTATCTGGTGTTCTTCGAACTGGCCGGCGGCGATCCACACCACCTGATGACGGAGTTTGCCTCGACGCTTGCCGCGATTTCGGCGGGCGCCGTGTTCATGGGCGCCAACACCTATATCGGCAATGCGCCCAATTTCATGGTCTATGCCATCGCCCGGCAGCGCGGCGTCGAGATGCCCGGCTTCTTCGGCTACACGCTGTGGTCCGGGCTGGTGCTGATCCCGACCTTCTTGATCGCGGGCTTTCTGTTCTTCGGCTGA
- a CDS encoding ABC transporter ATP-binding protein — MTPLLTTKGLSRNFGGLRAVDSVDFTLMPGEIRAVIGPNGAGKTTFVSLVSGRIQPSSGAIVFDGADITSLPAYVRVRQGIAYTFQITSVFANLSAYDNVALPVQRTLSDGRSKGAVRAGVMMALERTGLADRAHMPAGQLSYGHQRLLEVAMGLALKPRLLILDEPTQGLADSEIDNFITLVRDIAKGATVLLIEHNMPVVMQLADRITVFNAGRILAEGTPEAIRDNAAVQEAYLGTAP, encoded by the coding sequence ATGACGCCGCTTTTGACGACGAAAGGCCTGTCACGCAATTTCGGCGGCTTGCGCGCCGTCGACAGTGTCGACTTCACCTTGATGCCGGGCGAAATCCGCGCCGTCATCGGCCCCAACGGGGCGGGGAAGACCACCTTCGTCAGCCTGGTCAGCGGCCGCATCCAGCCGTCTTCGGGCGCCATCGTCTTCGACGGCGCCGACATCACCAGCCTGCCGGCCTATGTCAGGGTGCGCCAGGGCATCGCCTACACCTTCCAGATCACCAGCGTCTTCGCCAATCTCAGCGCCTACGACAATGTCGCCCTGCCGGTGCAGCGCACGCTAAGCGATGGCCGCTCGAAGGGTGCGGTGCGTGCCGGCGTCATGATGGCGCTCGAACGCACCGGCCTTGCCGACCGCGCCCATATGCCAGCCGGGCAATTGTCCTATGGTCACCAGCGCCTGCTCGAGGTGGCGATGGGCCTGGCGCTGAAGCCACGCCTGCTGATCCTCGACGAGCCGACGCAAGGGCTGGCCGACAGCGAGATCGACAATTTCATCACGCTGGTGCGCGACATCGCCAAGGGCGCGACCGTGCTTTTGATCGAACACAACATGCCCGTCGTCATGCAATTGGCCGACCGCATCACAGTCTTCAATGCCGGCAGGATCCTGGCTGAAGGTACGCCCGAGGCGATCCGCGACAACGCGGCGGTGCAGGAAGCCTATCTGGGGACCGCCCCATGA
- a CDS encoding ABC transporter ATP-binding protein, with product MIETNKAETSRTEALRIAGLDCFYGEVQVLYGLDLVLNKGEVLCLFGRNGAGKTTTLKAIMGLVPSSAGSIKLAGQELTGLPAHEVPKAGVAYVPQGRRLFAEMTVAENIEIGLMARGKGKAVRENVLDLFPLLRQRLRQRSGTLSGGEQQMLAMARALCLEPQVLLLDEPTEGLMPSMIAKIRETVAKLRDMGVSTILVEQRVDAVLSVADRVSFIENGRNRETVDVEELRADPSAVRRYVGVG from the coding sequence ATGATTGAAACGAACAAGGCGGAGACGAGCAGGACGGAAGCGTTGCGGATCGCGGGGCTGGACTGCTTCTATGGCGAGGTCCAGGTGCTCTACGGCCTCGACCTCGTGCTGAACAAGGGCGAGGTGCTGTGCCTGTTCGGCCGCAACGGCGCCGGCAAGACGACGACGCTGAAGGCGATCATGGGACTGGTTCCTTCAAGTGCCGGCTCGATCAAGCTCGCCGGCCAGGAATTGACCGGCCTGCCGGCGCATGAGGTGCCGAAGGCCGGCGTCGCCTACGTACCGCAAGGAAGGCGGCTGTTCGCCGAGATGACGGTGGCGGAGAACATCGAGATCGGGCTGATGGCACGCGGCAAGGGTAAGGCCGTGCGGGAAAACGTCCTCGACCTTTTTCCATTGCTGCGCCAGCGGCTCAGGCAACGCTCGGGCACACTGTCCGGCGGCGAGCAGCAGATGCTGGCCATGGCGCGTGCGCTCTGCCTCGAACCGCAGGTGCTTTTGCTCGACGAGCCGACCGAAGGGCTGATGCCGTCGATGATCGCAAAAATCCGCGAGACGGTGGCGAAGCTGCGCGATATGGGCGTCTCGACCATTTTGGTGGAACAGCGCGTCGACGCGGTGCTGTCGGTCGCCGACCGCGTCTCGTTCATCGAGAACGGCCGTAACCGCGAGACGGTGGATGTCGAGGAATTGCGCGCCGATCCGTCGGCGGTCAGGCGCTATGTCGGCGTCGGCTGA
- a CDS encoding ABC transporter substrate-binding protein — MADKNGFFDLSKTSLTSKTALTRRTALKGLAAGAGLAVAPGFVRYSQAQSSAPIKIGFQSHRTGIGAAYGRWYEKTTAAAVKAINAAGGINGRQVEVIIEDDGTDPGRGAEVVGKFATQHKTDIVFGTLFSHVVIGSAPAAGENKMPYFVVSEGHHVASTKLNRYVFQPGITDVKSQIQSMAPWIAANAGKKVTQIFPDFAFGYDHRDYLPPALKAQGAEVIAQIAIPPTESSFTKYFPQIPPETEVIYHVMVGPAVLTFVKELGEFYGSNRPQLFGFIDSLEATDINSPGLEFLDGSHFWEGSPRYAQADDSEAQKAYRAAVGIDDNGAAVGDPKDVSTAAHMFGCWETLYVVKKAMEDAGYKGPEDRAKLVEATEALTAFAEGPEHPQGAKTFNGKIHQCFGIQNISKVEGGKLKVVHKTKIEDGLYEAEGDYTTQAL; from the coding sequence ATGGCTGACAAGAACGGATTTTTCGACCTCTCCAAGACTAGTCTCACCTCCAAGACTGCCCTTACCCGCCGCACCGCGCTGAAAGGTCTGGCCGCCGGCGCCGGCCTTGCCGTCGCGCCAGGTTTCGTCCGCTATTCCCAGGCGCAGAGCTCGGCGCCGATCAAGATTGGCTTCCAGTCACACCGCACCGGCATCGGTGCTGCCTATGGCCGCTGGTACGAGAAGACCACCGCAGCGGCGGTCAAGGCGATCAACGCCGCCGGCGGCATCAATGGCCGTCAGGTCGAGGTCATCATCGAGGATGACGGCACCGATCCCGGCCGCGGCGCCGAGGTGGTCGGCAAGTTCGCCACCCAGCACAAAACCGACATCGTCTTCGGCACGCTGTTCTCGCATGTCGTCATCGGCTCGGCGCCCGCCGCCGGCGAAAACAAGATGCCCTATTTCGTCGTCAGCGAAGGCCACCACGTCGCCTCGACCAAGCTCAACCGCTATGTCTTCCAGCCCGGCATCACCGATGTGAAAAGCCAGATCCAGTCGATGGCACCGTGGATTGCGGCTAATGCCGGCAAGAAGGTGACGCAGATCTTCCCCGATTTTGCCTTCGGCTACGACCATCGCGACTACCTGCCGCCGGCGCTGAAGGCGCAAGGGGCCGAGGTCATCGCCCAGATCGCGATCCCGCCGACGGAATCGTCCTTCACCAAATATTTCCCGCAGATCCCGCCCGAGACCGAGGTGATCTACCACGTCATGGTCGGCCCGGCGGTGCTCACCTTCGTCAAGGAGCTCGGCGAGTTCTACGGCTCCAACCGGCCGCAGCTGTTCGGCTTCATCGATTCGCTCGAAGCCACCGACATCAACAGCCCCGGGCTGGAATTCCTCGACGGCAGCCATTTCTGGGAAGGCTCGCCGCGCTATGCGCAGGCCGATGACAGCGAGGCGCAAAAGGCCTATCGCGCCGCTGTCGGCATCGACGACAATGGCGCCGCCGTCGGCGACCCCAAGGACGTCTCCACCGCCGCGCACATGTTCGGCTGCTGGGAGACACTCTATGTCGTCAAGAAGGCGATGGAAGACGCCGGCTACAAGGGCCCGGAAGACCGCGCCAAGCTGGTCGAGGCGACCGAGGCACTGACCGCCTTCGCCGAAGGCCCGGAGCATCCGCAGGGCGCAAAAACCTTCAACGGCAAGATCCACCAGTGCTTTGGCATCCAGAACATCTCGAAGGTCGAAGGCGGCAAGCTGAAGGTCGTGCACAAGACCAAGATCGAGGACGGGCTTTACGAGGCTGAGGGGGATTATACGACGCAGGCGCTTTAG
- the pncA gene encoding bifunctional nicotinamidase/pyrazinamidase, with the protein MADQALVVIDLQNDFCPGGALAVTGGDEIVPLVNDMIRRTDHVVLTQDWHPAGHSSFASSHPGAQPFTMIEMPYGQQTLWPDHCIQGSLGSDFHSGLAWTKAELVIRKGFRPAIDSYSAFFENDHTTPTGLGGYLRERGIDTITLVGLATDFCVGFSALDAVSQGFKTTVRLDACRGIDLNGSLDAMLQRMRDAGVTLEDQLSD; encoded by the coding sequence ATGGCCGACCAAGCGCTTGTTGTCATCGACCTGCAGAATGACTTTTGCCCGGGCGGTGCGTTGGCCGTGACCGGCGGCGACGAGATCGTGCCGCTGGTCAACGATATGATCCGGCGAACCGACCATGTCGTGCTGACGCAGGACTGGCACCCCGCCGGCCATTCGAGCTTTGCCTCCAGCCATCCGGGCGCGCAGCCCTTCACGATGATCGAAATGCCCTATGGCCAACAGACTTTGTGGCCGGACCATTGCATCCAGGGCAGCCTCGGTTCGGATTTTCATTCCGGCCTTGCCTGGACCAAGGCGGAACTCGTCATCCGCAAGGGATTTCGCCCCGCCATCGACAGCTATTCGGCCTTTTTCGAGAACGACCACACGACGCCGACCGGCCTCGGTGGCTACCTCAGGGAGCGCGGCATCGACACCATCACCCTGGTCGGCCTGGCGACCGATTTCTGTGTCGGCTTTTCCGCGCTGGACGCCGTCAGCCAGGGTTTTAAAACCACCGTCCGGCTCGATGCCTGCCGTGGCATCGATCTCAACGGCTCGCTCGATGCCATGCTGCAGCGTATGCGCGATGCCGGCGTGACGCTTGAAGACCAGTTGTCGGACTGA
- the gcvA gene encoding transcriptional regulator GcvA has protein sequence MANRLPPLNPLRAFEATARHGSLTKAAGELNVTHGAVSHQIKALEQSLGVKLFERVGQRVKLTPHGAELLPAVSTAFDGIAAATQRLTRPASSGALSVSCVPALLLLWMTPRLGSFTAQYPDIQLTLIPSNDPRDIRAPHIDVCVHYGNGSWADCWMRKWSGLELFPVVSPTLINNRPIRSVRDLADHVFLHGDDGREWHTWLAAADALDLERGRRHHLGDARMATEAAVHGHGVALGDSVTASALLARGMLVAPFSLSVPAVDEFYIVCRNEMRTTPIVQVFIDWLFAEKAGDDGRADAPVAGRIISRRKRPQLKVIGAKTAG, from the coding sequence ATGGCCAACCGCCTGCCACCTCTCAACCCGCTGCGCGCCTTCGAGGCAACGGCACGCCATGGCTCGCTGACCAAGGCGGCGGGTGAACTGAATGTCACACATGGCGCCGTCAGCCACCAGATCAAGGCGCTGGAGCAGTCGCTCGGCGTCAAGCTGTTCGAGCGCGTCGGCCAGCGGGTCAAACTGACACCGCATGGTGCGGAGCTGTTGCCGGCGGTATCGACAGCCTTCGACGGTATCGCCGCCGCCACCCAGCGGCTGACGCGGCCGGCAAGCAGCGGCGCGCTGTCGGTGTCCTGTGTGCCGGCGCTGCTGTTGCTTTGGATGACGCCGAGGCTGGGCAGCTTCACCGCGCAATATCCCGACATCCAGCTGACGCTCATCCCCTCCAACGATCCCAGGGATATCCGCGCGCCGCATATCGATGTCTGCGTCCACTACGGCAATGGCAGCTGGGCCGATTGCTGGATGCGAAAATGGTCGGGGCTGGAACTGTTTCCCGTCGTCAGCCCGACCTTGATCAACAACCGGCCGATCCGCAGCGTTCGCGATCTCGCCGATCATGTCTTCCTGCATGGCGATGACGGCCGCGAATGGCACACATGGCTGGCCGCCGCCGATGCACTGGATCTCGAGCGCGGCCGCCGCCATCATCTGGGTGACGCGCGCATGGCGACCGAGGCCGCGGTGCACGGCCATGGCGTGGCGCTGGGCGATTCGGTGACGGCAAGCGCGCTGCTGGCCAGGGGCATGCTGGTCGCGCCGTTCAGCCTCTCCGTGCCGGCGGTCGATGAGTTCTATATCGTCTGCCGCAACGAAATGCGGACGACGCCGATCGTGCAGGTGTTCATCGACTGGCTGTTCGCCGAGAAGGCCGGGGATGACGGCCGCGCCGACGCTCCCGTCGCGGGCCGTATCATCAGCCGTCGCAAGCGTCCGCAACTGAAGGTCATTGGCGCGAAGACCGCGGGCTGA
- a CDS encoding branched-chain amino acid ABC transporter permease, with product MSEASPAKAYALHLGVIALLFVLSFLLPEYYHGLLARIMVLAVFAMGYNMLFGYIGLLSLGHAMFFGAGLYGAGLSIIQLGWSVPLAFLSGVACGAVLALAIGLLALRTTGVAFMIVTMMFAQVFYLLILYFASWTGGDQGQVVPQPARVLTFGATSLDLTNPTVRYMSALALFSLVLLITLAIVRSRYGRVLIAIRENEERTKMLGYDTFSNKLIAVVVSGTICAASGAAYALLFGYVGSSFASVQYSILPLLWVLLGGAATTLGPLIGTVFMYYVIDVTSGYTSAYLLIVGVALILLVLFFQKGILGTIRQRWLGWLP from the coding sequence ATGAGCGAAGCTTCGCCGGCAAAGGCCTATGCGCTGCATCTCGGCGTCATCGCGCTGCTCTTCGTGCTGAGCTTCCTGCTGCCGGAGTATTATCACGGCCTGCTCGCCCGCATCATGGTGCTGGCGGTGTTTGCCATGGGCTACAACATGCTGTTTGGCTATATCGGCCTGCTCAGCCTCGGCCATGCCATGTTCTTCGGCGCCGGGCTTTACGGCGCCGGCCTTTCCATCATCCAGCTCGGCTGGAGCGTGCCACTGGCCTTCCTCAGCGGCGTTGCCTGCGGCGCAGTGCTGGCACTGGCGATCGGCCTCCTGGCGCTGCGCACCACGGGCGTGGCCTTCATGATCGTCACCATGATGTTTGCCCAGGTGTTTTATCTCCTCATCCTCTACTTCGCGTCGTGGACCGGCGGCGATCAGGGTCAGGTCGTGCCACAGCCGGCGCGCGTCCTCACTTTCGGGGCGACCTCGCTCGATCTCACCAATCCGACCGTGCGCTACATGAGCGCGCTGGCGCTGTTCTCGCTCGTGCTGCTGATCACGCTGGCGATCGTCCGCTCAAGGTATGGCCGCGTGCTCATCGCCATCCGCGAGAATGAGGAGCGAACGAAGATGCTGGGCTACGACACCTTCTCCAACAAGCTGATAGCTGTCGTCGTCTCCGGCACAATCTGCGCCGCCTCGGGTGCGGCCTATGCGCTGCTGTTCGGCTATGTCGGCTCGAGCTTCGCCTCGGTGCAATATTCGATCCTGCCGCTGCTGTGGGTTTTGCTCGGCGGTGCCGCCACAACGCTCGGGCCACTGATCGGCACGGTCTTCATGTACTATGTCATCGACGTCACCAGCGGCTACACTTCGGCCTACCTGCTGATCGTCGGCGTGGCGCTCATCCTTTTGGTGCTGTTTTTCCAGAAAGGCATTTTGGGCACCATTCGCCAGCGCTGGCTTGGGTGGCTGCCATGA
- a CDS encoding branched-chain amino acid ABC transporter permease → MHFGPHLLLAALEGLVTSAVLALTALGLSLVFGVMRVVNVAHGEFFMLGAVLAWAITTAIGGHPALGFLAALVIAPLIVGAIALVAERLVLRRLNYNPEATIVATIGMLYIIQQLALTFYGPEARPVEPPFSYRILLPWFGYSGYKLSIIAASALLLIATWLVLTGTKIGLVMRATQYDSETAQAFGIPVGRVYGGVFALGAMLAAIAAVLIVPISQAHYLMGQDPLLLSFIVVIIGGLGSLRGTVVAAVLIGMSDGIISMFFSPTLAKIIATLLVAMVLVFRPQGLFGTQAR, encoded by the coding sequence ATGCACTTCGGACCCCACCTCCTCCTCGCCGCCCTCGAAGGCCTCGTCACCTCAGCGGTGCTGGCGCTGACGGCGCTTGGGCTTTCGCTGGTGTTCGGCGTCATGCGGGTCGTCAACGTCGCGCATGGCGAGTTCTTCATGTTGGGCGCCGTGCTCGCCTGGGCGATCACCACGGCGATCGGCGGCCATCCGGCGCTCGGCTTCCTGGCGGCGCTGGTGATCGCGCCGCTGATTGTCGGCGCCATTGCGCTGGTCGCCGAACGGTTGGTGCTGCGCCGGCTCAATTACAATCCGGAGGCCACCATCGTTGCCACCATCGGCATGCTCTACATCATCCAGCAACTGGCGCTGACCTTCTATGGTCCCGAGGCGCGGCCCGTCGAGCCGCCGTTCAGCTACCGCATCCTTTTGCCGTGGTTCGGCTATTCCGGCTATAAGCTATCGATCATAGCCGCATCCGCGCTTCTCTTGATCGCAACATGGCTGGTGCTGACGGGCACGAAGATCGGCCTCGTCATGCGCGCCACGCAGTATGACAGCGAGACGGCGCAGGCCTTCGGCATTCCGGTCGGCCGCGTCTATGGCGGCGTCTTCGCGCTCGGTGCCATGCTGGCGGCGATCGCCGCGGTGCTGATCGTGCCGATCAGCCAGGCGCATTATCTGATGGGGCAGGACCCGCTGCTGCTCTCCTTCATCGTCGTCATCATTGGCGGCCTCGGCTCGCTGCGCGGCACCGTTGTCGCCGCCGTGCTGATCGGCATGTCGGACGGTATCATCTCGATGTTCTTCTCGCCGACGCTGGCCAAGATCATCGCCACGCTGCTGGTCGCCATGGTGCTGGTGTTCCGGCCGCAAGGCCTGTTCGGGACACAAGCTCGATGA